In Fusarium fujikuroi IMI 58289 draft genome, chromosome FFUJ_chr08, one genomic interval encodes:
- a CDS encoding related to RNA-binding protein La1, whose translation MSEAEAPKPVEAVHSEAEVPTTQPTEEKVEEKTEQKAEESTEKPEEKPEEKQEILKTTAKHDDANPRNNRKFDPSTREVTDDPEAIRKQVEFYFGDWNFPQDKFMWESCGGSENKPMKVKTIHSFKRMRTFQPYSAVIAALKDSKFLELSGEEGEEVVKRKTPYQPMNTSKSKVEAATVYVKGFGDEAPNTQFDLESFFAQFGEVKGLKLRRTNEGLFKGSVFVTFADEDEANKFIKIDPKPKWKDHDLKIMSKRAYCDEKNDLIRQGKIEPNQSNPRKFYEGRETGKSGRGRGGKDSRGRGQDDWKQRRENDQKNGFKDRRGGRGGRGGRGRGRGRGGRDGGRDRDQSKDEVKHSSNDTTPRIQSTADESADNKKRSREEDAPSGEPAAKKVDVKAE comes from the exons ATGAGCGAAGCTGAAGCCCCCAAGCCTGTCGAGGCTGTCCACTCTGAGGCCGAGGTTCCTACCACCCAGCCCACAGAagagaaggttgaagagaagacagaGCAGAAGGCAGAGGAGTCCACAGAAAAGCCTGAAGAGAAGcctgaagagaagcaggagattCTGAAGACCACAGCCAAACATGATGATGCAAACCCTCGCAACAACCGCAAATTCGACCCTTCCACCCGTGAGGTCACTGATGACCCTGAGGCCATCCGCAAGCAG GTCGAGTTTTACTTTGGCGACTGGAATTTCCCTCAAGACAAATTCATGTGGGAGTCATGCGGCGGAAGCGAAAACAAGCCCATGAAGGTCAAGACTATCCACTCCTTCAAGCGTATGCGAACTTTCCAGCCCTACAGCGCCGTCATCGCTGCTCTCAAGGACAGCAAGTTTCTTGAACTTTCCGGtgaggagggtgaggaggTCGTCAAGCGCAAGACCCCCTACCAGCCCATGAAcacctccaagtccaaggtcGAAGCCGCTACTGTTTACGTCAAAGGCTTCGGCGATGAGGCCCCTAACACCCAATTCGaccttgagagcttcttcgCTCAGTTCGGCGAAGTCAAGGGTCTTAAACTCCGACGCACCAACGAGGGTCTCTTCAAGGGCTCCGTGTTCGTCACCTTcgccgacgaggatgaggcgaacaagttcatcaagatTGACCCCAAGCCTAAGTGGAAGGACCACGATCTGAAAATCATGAGCAAGCGAGCTTACTGCGACGAAAAGAACGACCTTATCCGACAAGGGAAGATTGAGCCTAACCAGAGCAATCCCCGCAAGTTTTATGAGGGTAGAGAGACAGGCAAGAGTGGACGTGGACGAGGTGGAAAGGATTCTCGTGGCCGTGGTCAGGACGACTGGAAGCAGCGACGCGAGAACGACCAGAAGAATGGTTTCAAGGATCGACGAGGTGGACGCGGCGGCCGAGGAGGTCGTGGTCGAGGCCGTGGCCGTGGTGGACGCGATGGTGGACGTGACCGTGATCAGTCTAAGGATGAAGTCAAGCACAGCAGCAATGA CACCACCCCTCGCATCCAGTCTACCGCCGACGAGTCTGCCGATAACAAGAAGCGAAGCCGCGAGGAGGATGCACCATCCGGCGAGcctgctgccaagaaggtcGATGTCAAGGCCGAATAG
- a CDS encoding related to phospholipase A2, cytosolic translates to MRHYRGSLKSLNRVTTRLSTHQRIPRRRLSHRQHRHLWTSPSKNDAKQEAQQKSTFPVAVITGGLFIWWLYPSDDFAQLSGKQLRQRNHEDFPKDEKQDKTQDGESDADQSAWINFARRFETFCKLNDVQFSSFSDKVVSYLLPEWSRLIPGYVRKLQHELSMSPGSLADEIWQDAHDPLINPEIRYSAKVRVSPNLCDEEKEFLSRRKRVARIGLAKYLGLKEEDVHPDDVPTIAMCGSGGGLRALIAGTGSILATEEDGLFDCVTYTSGVSGSCWLQALSLTSFNKGNIRNLLEHLKARASTHIAYPPVAFQSLASMPTNKYLLSGMVEKLKGDPKADFGLVDVYGVLLAARYLVPKGDLGVNDRDFKLSNQRQYVQYGQLPMPIYTAVRHEIPDLPEAAEQGPIEAEIAKEKAKKEAWFQWYEITPYEFFCEEFGAGIPTWALGRRFNQGCDVPPEDGFHLPELRLPLLMGIFGSAFCATLSHYYREIKPLVQGLTGFGTIDELISTRDDDLVKVHPIDPAKIPNFAYGMHGKLPETTPTSIYDNEYIQLMDAGMSNNLPIYPLLRPGRDVDVLVAFDASADIKTDNWLSVADGYARQRGVKGWPVGIGWPKPGEATSQLRLNSAKPKKKQDELRQEAHEEGKQVMAENDKTKFEPGDQESGDLGYCTVWVGTNTERSTEPPPPSKAISDETSWQLMEPDAGIAVVYLPFISNDKVPGISPGTTDYLSTWNFIYTPEQIDNVTALARANYDEGKQQIRDTIRAVYQRKKKLREEAEMAQRQDCYRSRMRRGEGTRLGEGDHFS, encoded by the exons ATGAGACACTACCGCGGCTCtctcaagagcctcaatAGAGTCACTACAAGACTCAGTACCCACCAGCGGATCCCCCGACGAAGATTATCGCATCGTCAACACCGCCATCTCTGGACATCTCCATCCAAGAACGATGCCAAGCAAGAAGCACAGCAAAAATCTACGTTTCCAGTAGCAGTAATTACCGGCGGGCTTTTTATCTGGTGGCTCTACCCTTCTGACGACTTTGCACAGCTTTCCGGTAAACAACTAAGGCAGCGAAACCATGAGGACTTTCCAAAGGACGagaagcaagacaagactcAGGATGGAGAATCAGATGCGGATCAGTCGGCCTGGATAAACTTTGCTCGCCGCTTCGAGACGTTCTGTAAGCTCAACGACGTTCaattctcttccttctccgaCAAGGTCGTTAGTTATCTCCTCCCTGAGTGGTCCAGACTTATCCCAGGCTATGTTCGGAAACTTCAGCATGAACTCTCCATGTCCCCAGGGTCTCTGGCCGACGAGATTTGGCAAGACGCCCACGACCCCCTAATCAATCCCGAGATTCGATATTCAGCCAAAGTTCGAGTTTCACCAAATCTTtgcgatgaggagaaggaattTTTGTCCCGACGAAAACGAGTCGCCAGAATAGGGCTGGCTAAATATCTCGGACtaaaggaggaggatgtccATCCAGATGATGTTCCGACAATTGCCATGTGCGGCTCTGGTGGAGGTCTGAGAGCACTCATTGCTGGAACTGGATCAATTCTTGCCACAGAAGAGGATGGGTTGTTTGACTGCGTCACATACACCTCGGGCGTGAGCGGCTCATGCTGGCTTCAAGCTTTGAGTCTCACATCGTTCAACAAGGGAAACATTCGTAACCTTCTCGAGCACCTCAAAGCTAGGGCCTCAACCCATATCGCCTACCCACCTGTGGCCTTCCAATCTCTTGCTTCTATGCCCACTAATAAATACCTCCTGAGTGGCAtggtcgagaagctcaagggtgACCCCAAAGCAGATTTTGGCCTCGTTGACGTGTATGGTGTCTTACTGGCAGCTCGGTATCTTGTGCCGAAAGGAGACCTTGGGGTCAACGATCGCGACTTTAAGCTCTCAAACCAACGCCAATATGTCCAGTACGGGCAATTGCCAATGCCCATCTATACTGCTGTGAGACACGAGATTCCTGACTTGCCAGAGGCTGCTGAACAAGGCCCCATCGAAGCCGAGATCGCCAaagagaaagccaagaaggaggcttgGTTTCAGTGGTATGAGATCACTCCCTACGAATTCTTTTGTGAAGAGTTTGGCGCCGGAATCCCCACCTGGGCTCTAGGCCGCAGATTCAACCAGGGATGTGACGTTCCTCCTGAGGATGGCTTCCATCTTCCTGAACTTCGTTTGCCACTCCTCATGGGAATCTTTGGTAGCGCATTCTGTGCAACTCTCAGCCATTATTACCGAGAGATCAAGCCGCTTGTCCAGGGTCTGACTGGTTTTGGGACTATTGATGAACTCATCTCGACACGAGACGATGATTTGGTCAAAGTGCATCCTATTGATCCTGCCAAAATACCCAACTTTGCCTACGGAATGCACGGAAAATTACCGGAAACCACGCCGACCAGTATTTATGACAACGAGTATATCCAACTTATGGATGCTGGAATGTCCAACAACTTACCTATCTACCCCCTCCTGCGACCGGGCAGAGATGTGGACGTACTTGTTGCCTTTGATGCCTCTGCAGACATCAAAACCGACAACTGGCTCTCAGTCGCCGATGGCTACGCCCGTCAACGCGGTGTCAAGGGTTGGCCCGTCGGCATTGGCTGGCCCAAGCCTGGAGAAGCTACATCCCAG CTGAGGCTAAACTCCGCGAAGCCAAAAAAGAAGCAGGATGAGcttcgccaagaagctcacgaAGAGGGCAAGCAAGTTATGGCAGAGAATGACAAGACCAAATTCGAGCCTGGGGATCAAGAGTCCGGCGATCTGGGCTACTGCACTGTCTGGGTTGGGACCAACACAGAACGCAGTACTGAGCCACCCCCTCCCTCAAAAGCAATCTCGGACGAGACATCTTGGCAACTCATGGAGCCTGATGCTGGTATTGCTGTTGTCTACTTGCCTTTTATTTCAAACGATAAGGTCCCTGGTATTTCTCCCGGAACTACCGATTACCTTAGTACATGGAACTTCATCTATACCCCTGAACAGATTGATAATGTCACTGCATTGGCTCGAGCAAACTATGACGAGGGAAAGCAGCAGATCCGAGATACCATCCGCGCAGTGTAtcagcgcaagaagaagcttcgcGAGGAAGCAGAAATGGCCCAACGTCAGGATTGTTATCGATCTCGTATGAGGAGAGGCGAAGGCACCCGTCTGGGCGAAGGCGATCATTTCAGTTGA
- a CDS encoding probable bifunctional P-450:NADPH-P450 reductase has protein sequence MAESVPIPEPPGYPLIGNLGEFTSNPLSDLNRLADTYGPIFRLRLGAKAPIFVSSNSLINEVCDEKRFKKTLKSVLSQVREGVHDGLFTAFEDEPNWGKAHRILVPAFGPLSIRGMFPEMHDIATQLCMKFARHGPRTPIDASDNFTRLALDTLALCAMDFRFNSYYKEELHPFIEAMGDFLTESGNRNRRPPFAPNFLYRAANEKFYNDIALMKSVADEVVAARKASPSDRKDLLAAMLNGVDPQTGEKLSDENITNQLITFLIAGHETTSGTLSFAMYQLLKNPEAYSKVQKEVDEVVGRGPVLVEHLTKLPYISAVLRETLRINSPISAFGLEAIEDTFLGGKYLVKKGEIVTALLSRGHVDPAVYGNDADKFIPERMLDDEFARLNKEYPNCWKPFGNGKRACIGRPFAWQESLLAMVVLFQNFNFTMTDPNYALEIQQTLTIKPVHFYINATLRHGMTPTELEHVLAGSGGTSSSSHNIKSAANSDVKAGSGKPMAIFYGSNSGTCEALANRLASDAPSHGFSATTVGPLDQAKQSLPEDRPVVIVTASYEGQPPSNAAHFIKWMEDLDGNEMEKVSYAVFACGHHDWVETFHRIPKLVDSTLEKRGGTRLVPMGSADAATSDMFSDFEAWEDTVLWPGLKEKYKISDEESGSQKGLLVEVSTPRKTSLRQHVEEALVVAEKTLTKSGPAKKHIEIQLPSAMTYKAGDYLAILPLNPKSTVARVFRRFSLAWDSFLKIQSEGPTTLPTNVAISAFDVFSAYVELSQPATKRNILALAEATEDKATIQELERLAGDAYQAEISPKRVSVLDLLEKFPAVALPISSYLAMLPPMRVRQYSISSSPFADPSKLTLTYSLLDAPSLSGQGRHVGVATNFLSHLTAGDKLHVSVRASSEAFHLPSDAEKTPIICVAAGTGLAPFRGFIQERAAMLAAGRTLAPALLFFGCRNPEIDDLYAEEFERWEKMGAVDVRRAYSRAADKSEGCKYVQDRVYHDRADVFKVWDQGAKVFICGSREIGKAVEDVCVRLAIEKAQQNGKDVTEEMARAWFERSRNERFATDVFD, from the exons ATGGCTGAATCTGTGCCTATCCCTGAGCCTCCTGGCTACCCTCTAATTGGAAACCTGGGAGAATTCACATCAAATCCTCTCTCTGATCTGAACCGTCTAGCAGATACATACG GCCCCATTTTCAGATTACGTCTTGGAGCCAAGGCTCCCATTTTCGTCTCTTCCAATTCATTGATCAACGAAGTTTGTGACGAGAAGCGGTTTAAAAAGACCCTAAAGTCGGTTCTCAGC CAAGTTCGAGAAGGTGTTCACGATGGCCTCTTCACAGCATTCGAGGATGAGCCCAATTGGGGCAAAGCACACAGGATTCTAGTACCGGCTTTTGGCCCTTTGAGCATAAGAGGAATGTTTCCAGAAATGCACGACATCGCTACCCAATTGTGCATGAAATTTGCTCGTCATGGTCCTCGGACACCAATTGATGCTAGCGATAACTTTACCCGTCTAG CCCTGGATACTCTGGCTCTCTGCGCCATGGATTTCCGCTTCAACTCATATTACAAAGAGGAACTGCACCCATTTATCGAAGCCATGGGCGATTTCCTTACGGAGTCAGGAAACAGAAACCGACGACCTCCATTTGCGCCCAACTTCCTCTATCGTGCAGCAAACGAAAAGTTCTATAATGACATTGCATTGATGAAGTCAGTAGCCGATGAAGTCGTCGCCGCACGAAAGGCGAGCCCCAGCGATAGGAAGGATCTGCTCGCTGCTATGCTTAACGGGGTTGATCCTCAGACGGGAGAGAAGTTGTCTGACGAGAACATCACCAACCAGCTCATCACATTCCTCATCGCTGGCCACGAAACCACTTCTGGCACTCTATCTTTCGCCATGTATCAGCTTCTTAAGAACCCCGAAGCCTACAGCAAGGTCCAGAAAGAAGTCGACGAAGTTGTCGGCCGTGGTCCCGTCTTGGTTGAGCATCTCACCAAGCTCCCCTACATAAGCGCCGTTTTGAGAGAGACCCTCCGAATCAACTCCCCTATTAGTGCCTTTGGTCTCGAGGCCATCGAAGATACCTTCCTTGGGGGCAAGTATCTCGTCAAGAAGGGCGAAATCGTCACTGCTCTTCTATCTAGGGGCCACGTTGACCCTGCCGTATATGGCAATGATGCTGACAAATTCATACCCGAGCGaatgcttgatgatgaattcgCGAGACTTAACAAGGAATACCCCAACTGCTGGAAGCCTTTTGGAAACGGAAAGCGTGCTTGTATCGGACGTCCTTTCGCCTGGCAAGAGTCTCTTCTCGCCATGGTCGTTCTCTTCCAGAACTTCAATTTCACCATGACGGATCCTAACTACGCTCTGGAGATTCAGCAGACGCTGACTATTAAGCCTGTACACTTCTATATCAACGCTACCCTACGACATGGCATGACCCCAACCGAGCTAGAGCATGTTCTGGCAGGAAGCGGAGGTACCAGCTCTTCAAGTCACAACATCAAATCCGCTGCGAATTCAGATGTCAAGGCCGGCAGTGGAAAGCCTATGGCTATTTTCTACGGTTCAAACAGTGGTACATGCGAGGCTCTCGCCAACAGGCTGGCCTCGGATGCTCCTAGCCACGGATTCAGCGCAACCACAGTTGGTCCTCTCGATCAGGCCAAGCAGAGCCTTCCTGAAGACCGTCCCGTCGTCATAGTCACTGCATCATACGAAGGACAACCACCTTCCAACGCTGCCCACTTCATTAAGTGGATGGAGGATTTGGATGGTAACGAGATGGAAAAGGTGTCGTACGCTGTTTTTGCGTGTGGTCATCACGACTGGGTTGAGACATTCCACAGAATCCCCAAACTTGTTGACTCTACTCTTGAGAAGCGTGGCGGTACTCGTCTCGTTCCCATGGGTAGCGCAGACGCTGCCACAAGTGACATGTTCAGCGACTTTGAAGCTTGGGAGGATACTGTCCTCTGGCCAGGGCTGAAGGAGAAATACAAGATCTCTGATGAAGAGTCAGGCAGCCAGAAGGGCCTGTTGGTCGAGGTTTCAACGCCACGAAAGACGAGTCTCCGTCAACATGTCGAAGAAGCGTTGGTGGTTGCTGAGAAGACTCTTACCAAGTCGGGCCCTGCTAAGAAGCATATTGAGATTCAGCTTCCCTCGGCCATGACCTACAAGGCTGGCGATTATCTTGCCATTCTTCCTCTGAACCCGAAGTCGACTGTGGCGCGAGTGTTCCGACGATTCTCTCTGGCCTGGGATTCTTTCCTGAAGATCCAGTCTGAGGGACCTACTACACTGCCCACCAACGTCGCCATTTCTGCCTTTGATGTGTTTAGCGCATATGTTGAATTATCACAGCCTGCTACAAAGAGG AACatccttgctcttgctgaGGCGACAGAAGACAAGGCCACCATCCAGGAACTCGAGAGGCTTGCTGGGGATGCTTATCAAGCTGAGATCTCGCCAAAGAGAGTTTCGGTtctggatcttcttgagaagttccCTGCTGTTGCTCTCCCTATCAGCTCTTATCTGGCCATGCTCCCTCCCATGAGAGTACGACAATA ctccatctcttcctcacccTTTGCAGACCCCTCCAAACTCACACTCACATACTCCCTCCTCGATGCCCCTTCGCTCTCTGGACAAGGTCGCCATGTCGGTGTCGCCACAAATTTCCTGTCGCATCTCACTGCTGGCGACAAACTCCACGTCTCGGTCCGTGCCTCCAGCGAAGCCTTTCACCTCCCCAGCGACGCCGAGAAGACTCCCATCATCTGTGTCGCCGCTGGAACCGGACTGGCTCCCTTCCGTGGCTTCATCCAAGAACGTGCCGCCATGCTTGCCGCAGGTCGAACTCTCGCACCAGCTCTTCTATTCTTCGGATGTCGAAACCCGGAGATCGATGACCTGTACGCCGAGGAGTTTGAACGCTGGGAAAAGATGGGCGCTGTAGATGTGCGGCGTGCGTACTCTCGCGCGGCTGACAAGTCTGAGGGATGCAAGTATGTCCAGGATCGTGTCTACCATGATCGCGCGGATGTCTTCAAGGTGTGGGATCAGGGAGCCAAGGTATTCATCTGTGGAAGCCGTGAAATTGGCAAAGCAGTTGAGGATGTTTGTGTACGTCTTGCCATCGAGAAGGCTCAGCAGAATGGCAAGGATGTTACTGAAGAAATGGCACGGGCTTGGTTTGAGAGGAGTAGGAATGAGCGTTTTGCTACGGATGTTTTCGATTAG
- a CDS encoding QUTG-like quinic acid utilization family protein, with amino-acid sequence MTDIDLQAVHDELVSVAYEAGAMILAANPAELDTDTKLNSVDIVTEADKGVEKMVSTRLSSSFPSISFMGEETYKPGVRLGPEPTFVVDPIDGTTNFVHSFPSACISLGLAIDRQPAIGVIYNPWLDTLYTAIKGRGAFLTYGRGKEPRRLPLARSPRPIEGLGSSLIAVEWGAQRDGPNFDIKVEAFRKLTATPENGGSMVHSLRSMGSAALNIAAVAAGQVDLYWEGGCWAWDVCAGWAILNEAGGRMVHGNPGNWDPELEARVYLAVRGAPSGQKELIEEFWGVLGDKKLDYSV; translated from the exons ATGACTGATATCGATCTTCAAGCTGTTCATGATGAACTCGTCTCAGTGGCCTACGAGGCCGGAGCCATGATCTTGGCTGCCAATCCTGCTGAGCTGGACACCGacaccaagctcaact CCGTGGACATTGTTACTGAAGCAGATAAGGGCGTTGAAAAGATGGTCTCAACCCgcctctcttcatcattccCTTCAATCTCCTTCATGGGCGAAGAGACATACAAGCCTGGAGTTAGGCTTGGCCCTGAGCCAACTTTCGTTGTGGACCCAATCGATGGAACAACCAACTTCGTGCATTCGTTCCCCAGCGCCTGCATCTCTCTCGGTCTCGCAATCGATCGTCAGCCCGCCATTGGCGTCATCTACAACCCATGGCTCGACACTCTCTACACCGCTATCAAGGGCCGCGGCGCCTTCCTCACATACGGTCGTGGAAAAGAACCCCGCCGTCTCCCTCTCGCACGCTCACCGCGACCCATCGAGGGCCTCGGCAGTTCTCTCATCGCTGTTGAATGGGGAGCGCAACGTGACGGACCCAACTTCGACATCAAGGTCGAAGCATTCCGAAAGCTCACAGCGACTCCCGAAAACGGCGGATCAATGGTTCACTCGTTGCGATCGATGGGCTCTGCTGCGCTGAACATTGCTGCTGTGGCCGCGGGACAGGTTGACTTGTACTGGGAGGGTGGATGCTGGGCGTGGGATGTTTGTGCTGGATGGGCGATCCTCAACGAGGCTGGTGGGCGCATGGTACATGGAAACCCGGGCAATTGGGATCCTGAGCTTGAGGCACGCGTATATCTTGCTGTGCGAGGAGCACCAAGTGGTCAAAAGGAGCTTATCGAAGAGTTCTGGGGCGTCCTTGGCGATAAGAAGCTAGATTACTCTGTATAG
- a CDS encoding related to ribosomal protein YmL3: MKRARIDRWGGQWLQAHARGIGSGISRPAFVQTTRRQASTAAASQTNEETPKFTNLPSPSPERAAESAKLAALHSRLSLSNKIPLETLARALIVPSADKNPSFNNANLAFLGSTFINYHVLEFLVCKWPRLPMAVLYEALRAYSGKESLHQVARRWGVEAAAAPGEEVDPGLLQWAPRDADMQSRWGSVRQESAFTDRFKPRRGISSRVVYDNAFGDPVNSEKMSSEEGYKYYQHEAYSSFVQAVIGAVYTHSGQDAARDFVKAHVLSRQVDVSTMFEFSLPTRELSMLCAREGFEAPIARLESETGRHSRTPVFIVGIYSGSEKLGEGGGPSLDVARWKASMNALKAWYLYSPGNKVRVPSDMYEPDAKRWTAPHIDIGEVI, encoded by the coding sequence ATGAAGAGGGCACGGATCGATCGATGGGGCGGCCAATGGCTGCAGGCCCATGCCCGCGGTATCGGCAGCGGTATCTCAAGACCGGCATTTGTACAAACGACTCGACGTCAAGCTTCTACAGCTGCCGCTTCTCAAACCAACGAAGAAACACCTAAATTCACCAATCTCCCATCTCCCTCCCCCGAACGTGCCGCTGAGTCGGCTAAGCTTGCAGCTCTCCACTCCCGGTTATCCCTTTCTAACAAGATCCCTCTGGAAACTCTCGCCCGGGCTCTCATCGTTCCCTCAGCCGACAAAAACCCCAGTTTTAACAACGCCAACCTCGCCTTCCTCGGCAGCACATTCATCAATTATCACGTCCTCGAGTTCCTCGTCTGTAAATGGCCTCGTCTACCAATGGCCGTCCTCTACGAGGCCCTCCGTGCTTATTCTGGAAAGGAATCTCTGCATCAAGTGGCTCGCAGATGGGGTGTTGAGGCCGCTGCTGCTCCCGGTGAGGAGGTTGATCCTGGCCTATTACAATGGGCACCCCGTGATGCGGATATGCAGTCACGCTGGGGTTCAGTTCGTCAAGAGTCTGCTTTTACCGACCGATTTAAACCCCGACGAGGAATCAGCAGTCGTGTAGTCTACGACAATGCTTTTGGTGATCCTGTGAACTCCGAGAAGATGAGCAGCGAGGAGGGCTATAAGTATTACCAACACGAGGCGTACTCTTCATTTGTCCAAGCCGTTATTGGTGCTGTTTACACCCACTCTGGTCAAGACGCCGCTCGCGATTTCGTCAAAGCTCACGTCCTTTCTCGACAAGTCGACGTTTCTACCATGTTCGAATTCAGTCTACCTACACGAGAACTCTCCATGTTGTGCGCTCGTGAAGGATTTGAGGCACCTATTGCTCGTCTAGAGAGCGAGACAGGTCGGCATTCACGAACTCCCGTATTCATCGTCGGTATTTACAGTGGTTCTGAGAAACTTGGTGAAGGTGGCGGCCCTAGCCTCGACGTTGCCAGGTGGAAGGCATCGATGAACGCCCTCAAAGCGTGGTACCTCTACAGCCCCGGCAACAAGGTCCGGGTACCAAGTGATATGTACGAGCCGGATGCTAAGCGCTGGACGGCCCCTCATATCGATATTGGCGAGGTCATCTAA